The following proteins are encoded in a genomic region of Triticum dicoccoides isolate Atlit2015 ecotype Zavitan chromosome 1B, WEW_v2.0, whole genome shotgun sequence:
- the LOC119349607 gene encoding uncharacterized protein LOC119349607 produces MAAAASSSAWKARWLRPEAYPIFAATGVAVGICVMQLVRNITTNPEVRVTKENRAAGVLDNHDEGRRYARHPFRRFIDGKSAEIMPGINSFFTDPPKN; encoded by the exons ATGGCGGCCGCTGCTTCCTCCAGCGCGTGGAAGGCCAGGTGGCTCCGCCCCGAG GCGTACCCGATCTTCGCGGCGACGGGCGTGGCCGTGGGGATCTGCGTGATGCAGCTGGTGCGCAACATCACCACCAACCCCGAGGTGCGGGTGACCAAGGAGAACCGGGCGGCCGGGGTGCTGGACAACCACGACGAGGGCCGCCGCTACGCGCGCCACCCCTTCAGGAGGTTCATCGACGGCAAGTCCGCCGAGATCATGCCCGGCATCAACAGCTTCTTCACCGACCCACCAAAGAACTAG